One Methanobrevibacter sp. V74 DNA window includes the following coding sequences:
- the rpoB gene encoding DNA-directed RNA polymerase subunit B, whose protein sequence is MSRIKKPTTDERKAFYYFGFDAIVSYNEIIGRIEELKEVAASNDKFVERVNEHAENIELYFDSDEMKNDDSIFEQFNKDKRRQKWQSYKKDFKGFEFSADEISSESTDIKPVEEELTNTTDSVVEDEDLVDAIAPAGDEEEIIVEDVEDRKEIALPPRQNKLHQPRRGQTKIYINGELLGYCKDPVNFTKEMREKRRNGEISYEMNITYYEDNNEIYIFNDPGRARRPLIIVKDGIPLLTDDHLNKIANGKLKWDNLIENGLIEYLDAEEEENSYISMNLAGLNEDHTHLEIDPATMLGICAGIIPFSDHNSSPRNTMEAGMTKQALGLYVSNYALRTDTRAHLLHHPQTPIVKTRIIDSTNYDLRPSGQNFVVALMSYEGYNMEDAMVINKGSLERGLARSSFFRAYDTSEKRYAGGQVDKFEVPDKNIKGYRSEESYRNLDEDGVVNPESYVESGDVLIGKTSPPRFLEEDFGTVADRRRETSVTVRHGEKGIVDAVLLSETVEGSRLAKIRVRDTRQPEFGDKFASRHGQKGVIGLILSPEDVPFTEFGVVPDLIVNPHAIPSRMSIGQVLEMVAGKAGCLEGERVDATPFNQALEDEIKKQLIDNGFESAGCESLYSGVTGERLDAEIFVGVAYYQKLHHMTTDKVYARSRGPVQVLTRQPTEGRAREGGLRFGEMERDCLIAHGAALTLKERLLDESDKYEAIVCENCGMLAVFDKNKNKKYCPICGDVETYPVEISYAFKLLLDELKSLCIFPKLVLGDKA, encoded by the coding sequence TTGTCTAGAATTAAAAAACCTACTACTGATGAAAGAAAAGCATTCTATTACTTTGGATTTGATGCTATAGTTTCTTACAATGAAATTATTGGCAGAATTGAAGAATTAAAAGAAGTTGCTGCTAGCAATGATAAATTTGTAGAAAGAGTTAATGAACATGCTGAAAATATTGAATTGTATTTTGATTCTGATGAAATGAAAAACGACGATTCAATTTTTGAACAATTTAATAAAGATAAACGTAGACAAAAATGGCAATCTTATAAAAAGGATTTCAAGGGTTTTGAATTTTCAGCTGATGAAATTTCTAGTGAATCAACAGATATTAAACCTGTAGAAGAAGAACTCACCAACACTACAGACTCTGTTGTGGAAGATGAGGATCTAGTTGATGCTATTGCACCTGCTGGTGATGAAGAAGAAATCATTGTTGAAGATGTTGAGGATAGAAAAGAAATCGCTCTTCCTCCGAGACAGAATAAACTTCATCAACCTAGGCGGGGTCAAACTAAAATTTACATTAACGGTGAACTTTTAGGTTATTGTAAAGATCCAGTAAACTTCACTAAGGAAATGAGAGAAAAAAGAAGAAATGGGGAAATCTCATATGAAATGAATATTACTTACTATGAGGATAACAATGAGATTTACATATTCAATGACCCTGGCAGAGCAAGAAGACCGTTAATCATCGTTAAAGATGGAATTCCATTGTTAACTGATGATCATTTGAACAAAATCGCAAATGGCAAACTTAAATGGGATAATTTAATTGAAAATGGTCTTATTGAGTATTTAGATGCTGAAGAAGAAGAAAATTCATATATTTCAATGAATTTAGCAGGATTAAATGAAGACCATACTCACTTGGAAATCGACCCGGCCACTATGCTTGGTATTTGTGCAGGAATTATTCCATTCTCAGATCACAACTCTTCTCCAAGGAATACAATGGAAGCAGGTATGACAAAACAAGCTTTAGGATTATATGTTTCTAACTATGCATTACGTACTGATACTAGAGCCCACTTATTACATCATCCTCAAACTCCAATTGTTAAAACACGTATTATAGATTCAACTAATTATGATTTAAGGCCATCTGGTCAAAACTTTGTTGTAGCATTAATGTCTTATGAAGGATATAACATGGAAGATGCAATGGTTATTAACAAAGGTTCTCTTGAAAGAGGACTTGCAAGATCTTCATTCTTTAGGGCATATGATACTTCAGAGAAAAGGTATGCTGGGGGTCAAGTAGACAAATTCGAAGTGCCTGATAAAAATATTAAAGGGTACAGGTCTGAAGAATCCTATAGAAACTTAGATGAAGATGGTGTTGTAAATCCAGAATCATATGTTGAATCTGGGGATGTTTTAATCGGAAAGACTTCACCGCCAAGATTCTTAGAAGAAGACTTTGGTACTGTTGCAGATAGGAGAAGGGAAACTTCAGTAACTGTAAGGCATGGAGAAAAAGGCATTGTCGATGCAGTACTTTTATCTGAAACTGTCGAAGGTTCAAGATTAGCTAAAATCAGAGTAAGAGATACCAGACAACCTGAATTCGGTGATAAATTTGCATCCAGACACGGTCAGAAAGGGGTTATTGGTTTAATATTGTCTCCTGAAGACGTACCATTTACAGAATTTGGTGTTGTGCCTGATTTGATAGTCAACCCTCACGCGATTCCGTCTAGGATGTCTATCGGTCAAGTATTGGAAATGGTTGCAGGTAAAGCAGGCTGTCTTGAAGGAGAACGTGTAGATGCAACCCCATTTAACCAGGCACTTGAAGATGAAATCAAAAAACAACTTATTGATAACGGATTTGAATCAGCAGGATGCGAATCCTTATACAGTGGAGTAACTGGCGAAAGATTAGATGCTGAAATTTTCGTTGGTGTTGCATATTACCAGAAATTACATCATATGACTACTGATAAAGTTTATGCTCGTTCAAGAGGTCCAGTGCAAGTACTTACACGTCAACCTACTGAAGGTAGAGCACGTGAAGGTGGTTTAAGATTTGGAGAAATGGAAAGAGATTGTCTTATTGCACATGGTGCGGCTTTAACCTTAAAAGAAAGACTTCTTGATGAATCTGACAAATATGAGGCCATAGTTTGTGAAAACTGTGGCATGTTAGCTGTATTCGATAAAAATAAAAATAAAAAATACTGCCCTATTTGTGGGGATGTAGAAACTTATCCTGTTGAAATTTCATACGCATTTAAATTATTATTAGACGAACTTAAGAGTTTATGTATTTTCCCTAAATTAGTTTTAGGAGACAAAGCATAA
- a CDS encoding DNA-directed RNA polymerase subunit A' — protein sequence MKGFIKKIEQINFGLMSPEDIRAMSVVTVETPDTYEDDGFPIEKGLMDPRLGVIDPSLVCRTCGFRGGDCQGHFGSIELARPVIHIGFGDIIHKILRSTCNECGRVLLNDEQIAYFTEKIQEAMDNRESLSSILKEVYKVAKRELKTMPDEDEEVDPKYCCPHCGAPQEAIVLDKPVTIRQGDYKLTASEVRERLERITDADSFVLGVNPEVARPEWLVLTVLPVPPVTVRPSITLDTGERSEDDLTHKLVDILRINQRLLENMEAGAPQLIVEDLWELLQYHVTTYFDNEASGVPPARHRSGRPLKTLTQRLKGKEGRFRSNLSGKRVNFSARTVISPDPNISINEVGVPEMIAKEVTVPVYVNEWNIDEMIKYIKNGSNVHPGANYVIRTDGRKIRIRNEETIELILEQLEPGFIVERHLKDGDMVLFNRQPSLHRMSMMAHEVKVLPYKTFRLNLCVCPPYNADFDGDEMNMHVFQTDESRAEAKSLMRVQEHILSPRFGGPIIGAIHDHISGAYLLTRDGVEFTEEQALQIIRKSHLALPEFKGGQWVLKTGLDLKSDSEIPQDIEESYIYKDKGAMWTGKELFSLLLPNDLNLSYSAEISKCPAVYPESDETVVIKNGILKQGVIDEAAYGSFSGKILDKIVKEYGPGRAKDFLDRSTDLAICGIMKTGITTSLNDEEIPEEAKDRINEHLDKKMAEVDKLVESYEEGYLQALPGRSLEETLEMKIMQVLGEARDMSGSIAENYLTMGKQSDDDPYEHVMAIENHSVVMARTGARASMLNLTQITACVGQQAVRGGRIERGYLNRTLPHFKKGELGAKAKGFVHSSYKSGLDPIEFFFHAMGGREGLVDTAIRTAQSGYMQRRLVNALQDLKVKPSGLVTDNQGNVIQTMFGEDGVDPAKSDFGKPAELNKLIDEIRMESK from the coding sequence TTGAAAGGATTTATAAAAAAAATTGAGCAAATCAACTTTGGGCTAATGTCTCCTGAGGATATTCGTGCCATGTCTGTTGTGACTGTTGAAACTCCTGATACTTATGAGGATGATGGTTTTCCTATTGAAAAAGGTTTAATGGATCCTCGTTTAGGTGTTATTGATCCAAGTTTAGTTTGTAGAACTTGTGGATTTAGAGGTGGGGATTGTCAAGGACATTTCGGCAGTATTGAACTTGCAAGACCAGTTATTCACATTGGTTTTGGTGATATTATTCACAAAATTTTACGTTCAACTTGTAATGAATGTGGCCGTGTTCTTTTAAACGATGAACAAATCGCATATTTCACTGAAAAAATTCAGGAAGCAATGGATAATCGTGAAAGTTTGAGTAGTATCTTAAAAGAAGTTTATAAAGTAGCTAAACGGGAATTAAAAACAATGCCTGATGAAGATGAGGAAGTTGACCCTAAATATTGTTGTCCTCATTGTGGCGCACCTCAAGAAGCAATTGTATTAGATAAACCTGTTACTATTCGTCAAGGTGATTATAAATTAACCGCTTCTGAAGTCCGTGAAAGACTTGAAAGAATTACTGATGCTGATTCTTTTGTTTTAGGTGTAAACCCTGAAGTTGCAAGACCTGAATGGTTAGTTTTAACCGTATTGCCTGTTCCACCAGTAACTGTAAGGCCTTCAATTACATTAGATACCGGTGAGAGATCTGAAGATGATTTAACTCATAAATTAGTAGATATTTTACGTATTAATCAACGTTTACTTGAAAATATGGAAGCTGGAGCTCCACAATTAATCGTTGAAGACTTATGGGAATTATTACAATATCACGTTACTACTTACTTTGATAATGAAGCTAGTGGTGTTCCGCCTGCAAGACACAGATCTGGAAGACCTTTAAAAACTTTAACTCAAAGACTTAAAGGTAAAGAAGGACGTTTCCGTTCTAACTTATCCGGTAAACGTGTGAACTTTTCTGCACGTACTGTAATTTCTCCAGATCCAAATATCAGTATTAACGAGGTCGGAGTTCCAGAAATGATTGCAAAAGAAGTAACAGTACCGGTTTATGTAAATGAATGGAACATTGATGAAATGATTAAATACATTAAAAACGGATCTAATGTTCACCCTGGTGCAAATTATGTAATCAGAACAGATGGAAGAAAAATCAGAATACGTAATGAGGAAACTATTGAATTAATTCTTGAACAGTTAGAACCTGGTTTCATCGTAGAAAGACATTTAAAAGATGGGGATATGGTTTTATTCAATCGTCAGCCTTCATTGCACAGAATGAGTATGATGGCACATGAAGTTAAGGTTTTACCTTATAAAACTTTCAGATTAAACTTATGTGTATGCCCTCCATACAATGCGGATTTCGATGGTGACGAAATGAATATGCATGTATTCCAGACTGATGAATCAAGAGCGGAAGCTAAATCATTAATGCGTGTACAAGAGCACATTTTGTCTCCAAGGTTCGGAGGACCAATTATCGGTGCTATTCACGACCACATTAGTGGAGCATACTTGTTAACTCGTGATGGAGTTGAATTCACAGAAGAACAAGCTTTACAGATTATCAGAAAATCTCACTTAGCACTACCTGAATTCAAAGGTGGGCAATGGGTTTTAAAAACCGGGCTTGATTTAAAATCTGATAGTGAAATCCCTCAGGATATTGAGGAATCTTACATCTACAAAGATAAAGGTGCAATGTGGACAGGTAAAGAACTGTTCTCATTATTATTACCAAATGATTTAAATTTATCTTACAGTGCTGAAATTTCTAAATGTCCTGCAGTATACCCTGAAAGTGATGAAACCGTTGTTATTAAAAATGGTATTCTCAAACAAGGTGTAATTGATGAAGCTGCTTATGGTTCATTTTCAGGTAAAATCTTAGATAAAATTGTTAAAGAATATGGTCCTGGAAGAGCAAAAGACTTTTTAGATAGATCAACCGATTTAGCTATCTGCGGAATCATGAAAACAGGAATTACAACTTCCTTAAATGATGAAGAAATTCCTGAAGAGGCTAAAGACCGTATTAATGAGCACTTGGATAAAAAGATGGCCGAAGTAGATAAACTTGTAGAATCTTACGAAGAAGGGTATCTCCAAGCTTTACCTGGCAGAAGTTTAGAAGAAACCTTAGAGATGAAAATTATGCAAGTTCTAGGGGAAGCTAGGGACATGTCTGGTAGTATTGCTGAAAATTACCTCACTATGGGTAAACAATCTGATGATGATCCATATGAACATGTAATGGCAATTGAAAACCACTCTGTAGTAATGGCACGTACTGGTGCAAGAGCATCCATGTTGAACCTTACTCAAATTACCGCTTGTGTAGGACAACAAGCGGTTAGGGGTGGACGTATTGAAAGAGGATACTTAAACCGTACATTACCTCACTTTAAAAAAGGTGAGTTAGGAGCAAAGGCGAAAGGATTTGTACACTCAAGTTATAAATCTGGACTTGACCCTATTGAGTTCTTCTTCCACGCAATGGGAGGAAGAGAAGGTCTTGTAGATACAGCTATTCGTACTGCTCAATCTGGTTACATGCAAAGAAGACTTGTAAATGCGCTTCAAGATTTAAAAGTAAAACCATCTGGACTTGTTACCGATAATCAGGGCAATGTTATCCAAACCATGTTTGGGGAAGATGGGGTGGATCCTGCAAAATCAGACTTTGGTAAACCAGCTGAATTAAATAAACTCATTGATGAAATAAGAATGGAAAGCAAATAG